One region of Triticum aestivum cultivar Chinese Spring chromosome 6B, IWGSC CS RefSeq v2.1, whole genome shotgun sequence genomic DNA includes:
- the LOC123134520 gene encoding glycine-rich cell wall structural protein, translating into MIQCSTKTHSVEKRVRPASMATFKGFLLVFALLLAAAFLVASAEETQAKKEEPTADVQDYYRGGGGYPGRGYPGRGRGGGYYPYPGRGGGGYPGRGGGGYCRWGCCGRGYYGGCRCCSRADEVPEPMYRAEAEVHH; encoded by the exons ATGATACAGTGTTCGACTAAGACACATAGCGTGGAGAAGAGGGTTCGACCGGCGTCAATGGCGACGTTCAAGGGTTTCCTCCTCGTGTTTGCTCTCCTGCTTGCTGCTGCTTTCCTCGTCGCCTCGGCCGAAGAAACTC AGGCCAAGAAGGAGGAGCCGACGGCCGACGTGCAGGACTACtaccgtggcggcggcggctacccgGGCCGTGGTTATCCCGGGCGTGGTCGCGGAGGAGGGTACTACCCGTACCCTGGCCGCGGAGGAGGCGGGTAcccaggccgcggcggcggcgggtactGCCGGTGGGGCTGCTGCGGCCGCGGGTACTACGGCGGCTGCCGGTGCTGCTCGCGCGCCGACGAGGTCCCGGAGCCCATGTACCGCGCTGAGGCGGAGGTGCACCACTGA